TCACCCCAGTAATCCATGATCATGGGTAAATCGAAATAGTTAGAACGTATTTTGGGGCCACGAGCGGCCTCGTGATGGGCATCACGAATACCCGCTTCTACGTGATGACGGGTTCGCACTTGCTTTACAAATTTATCGCTTAATGTAACAGGAGCGGAGCCTGATGGACCGCCCAAACACTTTTGCAAGCCAACGGAAACCGCATCGAGTTTCCACGCATCGACCTCTAGCGGGTTACCGCCAATTGATGCCGTTGCATCGCAATAGAAGAGTACATCGTGTTTTTCACAAATACTGCCGATATCCGCCAGTGGCTGAAGCATGGTGGTTGAGGTATCACCTTGTACGATAGCAAGCAATTTAGGCTGTACGTCTTTTATCGCCGCTTCAATTTGCTCAGGCGTAAAGACCTCTCCCCATGGAACTTCGATAGTATGCACTTCAGCATCAGCGCGTTCCGCAATTTCTGCCAATAAATGGCCGAAACGACCAAAAATAGGAACAAGTACTTTGTCACCAGGCTCAATAGCAGAGACCAACACTGCTTCGATACCGGCGCGCGATGTGCCATCGACCAAAAAGGTCTGCTGATTATTGGTATTAAATACATCGCGATAAAGCGCCATTGTTTCATTCATATACCCTGTCATAACCGGATCATATTGCCCGACTAGCTGCGTTGCCATGGCTGAGAGCACCCGTGGATAGCAATTAATGGGGCCTGGGCCCATAAGTAAACGAGGTGGTGGAGACAACGGTGAAAAATGTTGCATGAATGAACTCCTAGATAA
The DNA window shown above is from Alteromonas sp. KC3 and carries:
- a CDS encoding pyridoxal-phosphate-dependent aminotransferase family protein, with amino-acid sequence MQHFSPLSPPPRLLMGPGPINCYPRVLSAMATQLVGQYDPVMTGYMNETMALYRDVFNTNNQQTFLVDGTSRAGIEAVLVSAIEPGDKVLVPIFGRFGHLLAEIAERADAEVHTIEVPWGEVFTPEQIEAAIKDVQPKLLAIVQGDTSTTMLQPLADIGSICEKHDVLFYCDATASIGGNPLEVDAWKLDAVSVGLQKCLGGPSGSAPVTLSDKFVKQVRTRHHVEAGIRDAHHEAARGPKIRSNYFDLPMIMDYWGEERLNHHTEAASMLFCARECARVHLEEGQDKVIARHKVAGDAMLAGVQAMGLQPFGDLKHKMYNVVGVYIPEGVEGEQVRETLLLRFNIEIGTSFGPLKGKIWRIGTMGYNAREDAVLHTLQSLETVLRMQGFALPAGSGVDAALKVFEDANAAGVMNG